In Musa acuminata AAA Group cultivar baxijiao chromosome BXJ3-9, Cavendish_Baxijiao_AAA, whole genome shotgun sequence, a single genomic region encodes these proteins:
- the LOC103997710 gene encoding AT-hook motif nuclear-localized protein 10, translated as MEVRSEPGIMPAREPFSSGMQKSPAQAPPAIQSMRLAFTPDGTAIYKPITSTSPPPPAPAPAPYQGGGGGGGTTGSGVEGPSPMMAPHGLNITMGEPVKRKRGRPRKYGPDGTMALALIPTSAAASGAPGGGGFSLSPTGTTNRASSADPSKKARGRPPGSGKKQQMAALGSAGIGFTPHVITVKTGEDVSSKIMSFSQHGPRAVCILSANGAISNVTLRQAATSGGTVTYEGRFEILSLSGSFLLSESGGQRSRTGGLSVSLAGPDGRVLGGGVAGLLTAASPVQVVVGSFIAGKKEPKQVNNPLEPMSAPGKLAPVPAPAPSSPTSRGTLSESSGGPGSPLNQSMGTCNNNNQQGLSNMPWK; from the exons ATGGAAGTGCGATCAGAACCAGGAATTATGCCTGCTAGGGAACCCTTTAGCTCCGGAATGCAGAAAAGTCCCGCGCAGGCTCCGCCAGCCATCCAGAGCATGAGATTGGCCTTTACACCGGACGGTACAGCGATCTACAAGCCAATAACCAgcacctctcctcctcctcctgctcctgctcctgccCCTTACcaaggaggaggcggagggggaGGGACCACTGGCAGCGGCGTCGAAGGTCCCTCTCCAATGATGGCTCCACATGGCCTAAATATCACCATGGGTGAGCCTGTGAAGCGGAAGCGAGGACGGCCGAGAAAGTACGGGCCCGATGGAACCATGGCTCTTGCTCTGATCCCTACATCGGCTGCTGCTTCAGGCGCACCGGGGGGCGGTGGATTCTCCCTTTCCCCTACTGGAACAACTAACAGAGCATCCTCGGCAGATCCTTCGAAGAAAGCAAGGGGCCGACCTCCTGGTTCTGGCAAGAAGCAGCAGATGGCTGCTCTAG GATCAGCAGGGATTGGATTTACTCCTCATGTTATCACAGTGAAGACTGGAGAG GATGTATCTTCAAAAATTATGTCATTTTCTCAGCATGGTCCACGTGCTGTTTGCATTCTTTCTGCAAATGGTGCAATATCTAATGTAACACTTCGTCAAGCAGCAACTTCTGGTGGAACTGTAACTTATGAG GGACGGTTTGAGATATTGTCATTGTCGGGCTCATTTCTGCTTTCAGAGAGTGGTGGTCAGCGTAGCCGAACAGGTGGATTGAGTGTTTCACTTGCCGGTCCCGATGGGCGCGTGTTGGGCGGGGGAGTGGCAGGACTGTTGACTGCAGCATCACCTGTCCAG GTGGTTGTGGGGAGCTTCATTGCCGGTAAAAAAGAACCGAAACAGGTCAATAATCCCTTGGAACCGATGTCGGCCCCTGGAAAGCTTGCACCTGTTCCAGCACCAGCCCCCAGCAGCCCAACCTCACGGGGCACCTTGAGCGAATCCTCCGGTGGGCCTGGGAGTCCGCTCAACCAGAGTATGGGAACATGCAATAACAACAACCAGCAAGGGTTGTCTAACATGCCATGGAAATAA
- the LOC135648813 gene encoding damage-control phosphatase At2g17340-like: MESSSPTVPFPLLQTPIESKYRVCTIPYRFPSDNPRKATPVEIQWIDLFLNSVPSFRQRAENDPTVVDAPIKAEKFAQRYTAMLEDMKKNPESNGGPPDCVLLCRLREQVLRELGFRDIFKKVKDEENAKAISLFEGVVRLNDAIEDDSKRVENLIRGILAGNIFDLGSAQLAEVFAKDGMSFLASCQNLVSRPWVIDDLDNFKMKWTTKTWKKAVIFVDNSGADIILGVLPFARELLRRGTTVVLAANDLPSINDVTYPELVEIISKLKDENGQLMGVDASGLLIANSGNDLPVIDLSNVSPDLAYLASDADLVILEGMGRAIETNLYAQLKCDSIKIGMVKHPEVAQFLGGRLYDCVFKYHEVLNY, from the exons ATGGAGAGCTCCTCACCGACGGTGCCGTTTCCGCTCCTCCAAACCCCGATCGAATCCAAATACAGAGTCTGTACGATCCCTTACCGCTTTCCCTCTGACAATCCCCGCAAGGCCACGCCCGTGGAGATCCAGTGGATCGATCTCTTCTTGAACTCCGTCCCCTCCTTTAG GCAACGAGCAGAGAATGACCCTACGGTTGTTGATGCCCCTATTAAAGCTGAAAAGTTTGCTCAGAG ATATACAGCTATGCTTGAGGACATGAAGAAAAATCCTGAAAGCAATGGTGGGCCACCAGATTGTGTT CTTCTTTGCAGGCTCCGTGAACAGgtacttagagaattgggatttagagatattttcaagaaggtTAAG GATGAAGAGAATGCTAAAGCTATCTCACTTTTTGAGGGTGTTGTCCGACTTAATGACGCTATTGAAGATGATAGTAAACGAGTGGAAAACTTGATTAGGGGAATTTTGGCGGGTAACATTTTTGATCTGGGATCTGCTCAG CTAGCAGAGGTGTTTGCAAAGGATGGCATGTCCTTCTTGGCTAGTTGTCAAAATCTTGTTTCTCGACCTTGGGTTATTGATGACTTGGACAATTTTAAAATGAAATGGACTACGAAGACTTGGAAGAAG GCTGTTATCTTTGTTGATAACTCTGGTGCTGATATCATTTTGGGTGTATTGCCATTTGCAAGAGAGTTACTTCGACGTGGTACAACG GTAGTTCTAGCAGCTAATGACTTGCCTTCAATCAATGATGTTACATACCCTGAATTGGTTGAGATTATTTCAAAG CTGAAGGATGAAAATGGGCAACTCATGGGAGTGGATGCTTCTGGCCTTCTCATTGCCAATTCTGGTAATGATTTACCG GTTATTGACCTTAGCAATGTATCACCAGATCTGGCATACCTTGCAAGTGATGCGGACCTAGTCATATTGGAGGGAATG GGAAGGGCGATAGAGACAAACCTGTATGCTCAACTGAAGTGTGATTCCATCAAGATTGGAATG GTGAAGCACCCAGAGGTTGCTCAGTTCTTGGGAGGAAGGCTTTATGATTGCGTATTCAAGTATCATGAAGTTTTAAATTATTGA
- the LOC103997712 gene encoding delta(12)-fatty-acid desaturase FAD2-like isoform X1 — translation MPIKAPRRERSILLLGRQRTLKHRGITLISSEPIAAGGGGGGGRMTVKEEPFHFHYGCGDNGLQRSPTEKPAFTLGQIKKAIPPHCFERSILRSFSYLVHDLLFAALFLYFAVAVMPKLPSGLALAAWPLYWVLQGCILIGVWVIAHECGHHAFSDYSILDDVVGLVLHSSLLVPYFSWKYSHRRHHSNTGSIERDEVFVPKPKSALSWFTKYLNNLPGRVLTLAITLSLGWPLYLAFNVSGRAYPRFACHFDPYGPIYSDRERGQIFISDAGIVAASFVLYRVAASYGFWWLVRVYGVPLLIVNAWLVIITYLQHTHPSLPHYDSSEWDWLRGALATVDRDYGVLNKVFHNITDTHVAHHLFSTMPHYHAMEATKVIKPLLGEYYQSDDTPLLKAMWREVRECIYVEPDEDSKQKGVLWYRNEF, via the exons ATGCCTATAAAGGCGCCGCGGAGAGAGCGTAGTATTCTCCTCCTCGGGCGGCAGAGAACGCTGAAGCACAGGGGAATTACCCTCATCAGTA GTGAGCCCAtagcagcaggaggaggaggaggaggcggacgcATGACGGTGAAGGAGGAGCCCTTCCACTTCCACTATGGCTGCGGCGACAACGGTCTCCAACGATCGCCAACTGAGAAGCCCGCCTTCACCCTTGGGCAGATCAAAAAGGCGATTCCCCCTCACTGCTTCGAGCGCTCCATCCTTCGCTCCTTCTCTTACCTCGTCCACGACCTGCTGTTCGCGGCCCTCTTCCTTTACTTCGCCGTCGCCGTCATGCCGAAGCTCCCGTCCGGCCTCGCCCTCGCCGCCTGGCCCCTCTACTGGGTCCTCCAAGGCTGCATCCTCATCGGGGTTTGGGTCATCGCTCACGAGTGCGGCCACCACGCCTTCTCCGACTACTCCATCCTCGACGACGTAGTCGGTCTCGTCCTCCACTCATCCCTCCTCGTCCCCTACTTCTCCTGGAAGTACAGCCACCGGCGCCACCACTCCAACACCGGCTCCATTGAGCGCGACGAGGTCTTCGTCCCGAAGCCCAAGTCCGCCCTCTCGTGGTTCACCAAGTACCTCAACAACCTCCCCGGCCGCGTCCTCACCCTGGCTATCACCCTTTCCCTCGGCTGGCCGCTGTACCTTGCCTTCAACGTCTCCGGTCGTGCCTACCCTCGCTTCGCCTGCCACTTCGACCCCTACGGGCCCATCTACTCGGACCGCGAGCGGGGCCAGATCTTCATCTCCGATGCCGGCATCGTGGCGGCCTCCTTCGTCCTCTACCGCGTCGCCGCCAGCTACGGTTTCTGGTGGCTGGTCCGGGTGTACGGCGTGCCGCTCCTGATCGTGAACGCCTGGCTGGTCATCATCACCTACCTGCAGCACACGCACCCGTCGCTGCCCCACTACGACTCGAGCGAGTGGGACTGGCTCCGGGGTGCGCTGGCGACGGTGGACAGGGACTACGGGGTACTCAACAAGGTGTTCCACAACATCACGGACACCCACGTCGCCCACCATCTCTTCTCCACCATGCCACACTACCACGCCATGGAGGCGACCAAGGTCATCAAGCCGCTTCTGGGCGAGTACTACCAGTCCGACGACACGCCGCTTTTGAAGGCCATGTGGAGGGAGGTGCGGGAGTGCATATACGTGGAACCGGACGAGGATAGTAAGCAGAAGGGCGTGCTGTGGTATCGGAACGAGTTCTAA
- the LOC103997712 gene encoding delta(12)-fatty-acid desaturase FAD2-like isoform X2: protein MTVKEEPFHFHYGCGDNGLQRSPTEKPAFTLGQIKKAIPPHCFERSILRSFSYLVHDLLFAALFLYFAVAVMPKLPSGLALAAWPLYWVLQGCILIGVWVIAHECGHHAFSDYSILDDVVGLVLHSSLLVPYFSWKYSHRRHHSNTGSIERDEVFVPKPKSALSWFTKYLNNLPGRVLTLAITLSLGWPLYLAFNVSGRAYPRFACHFDPYGPIYSDRERGQIFISDAGIVAASFVLYRVAASYGFWWLVRVYGVPLLIVNAWLVIITYLQHTHPSLPHYDSSEWDWLRGALATVDRDYGVLNKVFHNITDTHVAHHLFSTMPHYHAMEATKVIKPLLGEYYQSDDTPLLKAMWREVRECIYVEPDEDSKQKGVLWYRNEF from the coding sequence ATGACGGTGAAGGAGGAGCCCTTCCACTTCCACTATGGCTGCGGCGACAACGGTCTCCAACGATCGCCAACTGAGAAGCCCGCCTTCACCCTTGGGCAGATCAAAAAGGCGATTCCCCCTCACTGCTTCGAGCGCTCCATCCTTCGCTCCTTCTCTTACCTCGTCCACGACCTGCTGTTCGCGGCCCTCTTCCTTTACTTCGCCGTCGCCGTCATGCCGAAGCTCCCGTCCGGCCTCGCCCTCGCCGCCTGGCCCCTCTACTGGGTCCTCCAAGGCTGCATCCTCATCGGGGTTTGGGTCATCGCTCACGAGTGCGGCCACCACGCCTTCTCCGACTACTCCATCCTCGACGACGTAGTCGGTCTCGTCCTCCACTCATCCCTCCTCGTCCCCTACTTCTCCTGGAAGTACAGCCACCGGCGCCACCACTCCAACACCGGCTCCATTGAGCGCGACGAGGTCTTCGTCCCGAAGCCCAAGTCCGCCCTCTCGTGGTTCACCAAGTACCTCAACAACCTCCCCGGCCGCGTCCTCACCCTGGCTATCACCCTTTCCCTCGGCTGGCCGCTGTACCTTGCCTTCAACGTCTCCGGTCGTGCCTACCCTCGCTTCGCCTGCCACTTCGACCCCTACGGGCCCATCTACTCGGACCGCGAGCGGGGCCAGATCTTCATCTCCGATGCCGGCATCGTGGCGGCCTCCTTCGTCCTCTACCGCGTCGCCGCCAGCTACGGTTTCTGGTGGCTGGTCCGGGTGTACGGCGTGCCGCTCCTGATCGTGAACGCCTGGCTGGTCATCATCACCTACCTGCAGCACACGCACCCGTCGCTGCCCCACTACGACTCGAGCGAGTGGGACTGGCTCCGGGGTGCGCTGGCGACGGTGGACAGGGACTACGGGGTACTCAACAAGGTGTTCCACAACATCACGGACACCCACGTCGCCCACCATCTCTTCTCCACCATGCCACACTACCACGCCATGGAGGCGACCAAGGTCATCAAGCCGCTTCTGGGCGAGTACTACCAGTCCGACGACACGCCGCTTTTGAAGGCCATGTGGAGGGAGGTGCGGGAGTGCATATACGTGGAACCGGACGAGGATAGTAAGCAGAAGGGCGTGCTGTGGTATCGGAACGAGTTCTAA
- the LOC103997713 gene encoding uncharacterized protein LOC103997713 has translation MKASLKFREDRQPLLRAKVPVSILGLPFLSGLAAALDDVRHLRLDLSTAFASGPSLRLSYRPNDPAAPFSLALKTGLGPLGSPAMGTPFSMAAEFGLLARPGSAGPSFSILFKPRFGDFAVKKTVSSTAASAAAAAKFDPLGGTEGDGLVNGAETPIVGFGGENRFLANGFGDGIHGLVSGFEVSTTSVLPLRSHTAVKFKWGLRATPELRTAFHDPAAGISFAKLPLLVMSKISIEHGANGRDAPATEKKGSDGELLEERSSMRRQLEALQAENGTLRRAVEELRAEVGGWKAASPAASGEDDSKGRSNFAAPAGKRARRGDEKAPEHPAKAAPEDVKKELKKALVMGSTGGGI, from the coding sequence ATGAAGGCGTCCCTCAAGTTCCGGGAGGATCGCCAGCCCTTACTGCGGGCCAAGGTCCCCGTCAGCATCCTGGGCCTCCCATTCCTCTCTGGCCTCGCCGCCGCCCTCGACGATGTCCGCCACCTCCGCCTTGACCTCTCCACCGCTTTTGCCTCCGGCCCCTCCCTCCGCCTCTCCTACCGTCCGAACGACCCCGCCGCCCCCTTCTCTCTCGCTCTCAAGACCGGCCTCGGCCCCCTTGGCTCGCCTGCCATGGGAACCCCCTTCTCCATGGCCGCCGAGTTCGGCCTTCTCGCCCGCCCCGGCTCTGCCGGCCCCTCCTTCTCCATCCTCTTCAAGCCCCGCTTCGGGGACTTCGCTGTAAAGAAGACTGTCTCTTCCACCGCCGCCTCGGCAGCCGCTGCGGCTAAGTTCGACCCCCTCGGAGGCACGGAAGGCGACGGCTTGGTCAACGGCGCCGAGACCCCGATTGTGGGGTTCGGAGGAGAGAACCGGTTCCTTGCGAACGGCTTCGGAGATGGGATTCACGGGCTCGTCTCAGGTTTCGAGGTCAGCACGACTAGCGTCCTCCCCTTACGAAGCCACACCGCCGTCAAGTTCAAGTGGGGACTGAGAGCAACGCCAGAGCTCCGCACCGCATTCCATGATCCAGCGGCCGGGATCTCGTTCGCCAAGCTTCCCCTCCTCGTGATGAGCAAGATCTCGATCGAGCACGGGGCCAACGGCAGGGACGCTCCTGCGACCGAGAAGAAGGGCAGCGACGGCGAGTTGCTGGAGGAGCGTTCGTCCATGAGGCGGCAATTGGAGGCGCTGCAGGCGGAGAATGGGACACTGAGGAGGGCCGTAGAAGAGCTCCGTGCGGAGGTCGGCGGGTGGAAGGCGGCTTCGCCCGCTGCAAGCGGGGAAGACGACAGCAAGGGCAGGTCTAATTTTGCGGCGCCGGCCGGTAAAAGAGCTCGACGTGGCGATGAGAAGGCGCCAGAGCACCCCGCCAAAGCGGCGCCTGAGGACGTCAAGAAGGAGCTGAAGAAAGCTTTGGTGATGGGATCCACCGGTGGCGGTATCTAA
- the LOC103997714 gene encoding uncharacterized protein LOC103997714, with protein sequence MESPGHPEGEVWGTWEELLLAFAVNRHGTRSWDSVAMEIQSRSPFSHLLTPQSCRRRYRDLKLRFAGSGGEEGRHEDDEGEEAGSSVEVPWVEELRKLRVAELRRDVERYDASIGYLQLKVKRLEEERERSLRETESVEEKPDQEKEAGNSASHTPEAAVGDAISGKDSGRSCGESNSTLPKEGEKKLDGDDGKAEEAVGTGGESADPVERLPAGESGESMVAESKGEEEEEGEKEGSDVQCSMSPSRRRRGRRRRLIPGGSNSREEADADADADAGAAEESIIMGKRVAAESEPLMMFLDTIRSDQQVSILERRLGCQETVRYHSLIRRHVDLEMVRAKVDGLGQGGGSYTTAEFLRDLLLLCTNVIVFHPKDTPESIAAARLRDKVTKEISVCVGPPTPSSRPPIEPTPSPTPDLDLTASLPDKPTTAAPLIACRTRSSTSNVSEEVEEEKEKEETPKTEPEESVNEEKAALEKKVNKETNVLSRKTRGLRTNKLRSGHAGEGSAAKRPSVAVVPNVKTRPVQNAAVVDAAATSHRKSDGSVASTAALEKQKRQDNSPNQVKRSSKGTVKETLKSPSSRGGGVGGKAAEIQRKRGRSIGGKDQRTRQGTGAIRVESATKKVADTSGPAKRSVGRPPKRAASPSTLRPGKRAKGHTEARATPGSRKRGRK encoded by the exons ATGGAGAGCCCCGGTCATCCCGAGGGAGAGGTGTGGGGAACGTGGGAAGAGCTCCTCCTAGCTTTCGCTGTTAACCGCCACGGTACCCGGAGTTGGGACTCTGTCGCCATGGAGATCCAGTCCCGGAGCCCCTTCTCGCACCTGTTAACCCCCCAGAGCTGCCGCCGGCGGTACCGCGACCTGAAGCTACGGTTCGCCGGTTCCGGCGGCGAAGAAGGCAGACACGAGGACGACGAAGGCGAGGAGGCTGGCTCATCTGTCGAGGTGCCCTGGGTCGAGGAGCTCCGGAAGCTTCGAGTCGCCGAGCTCCGCCGCGATGTCGAACGCTACGATGCGTCGATCGG atatttgcaACTAAAGGTAAAAAGGTTGGAAGAAGAGCGCGAACGGAGCTTGAGGGAGACGGAATCCGTCGAGGAAAAACCGGATCAGGAGAAGGAGGCGGGCAACTCGGCGAGTCACACGCCGGAGGCTGCCGTCGGTGATGCGATCTCCGGTAAGGATTCCGGCCGCTCCTGCGGGGAGTCCAACTCGACTCTTCCAAAGGAAGGCGAGAAGAAACTCGATGGAGATGATGGAAAAGCGGAGGAAGCCGTTGGAACCGGCGGCGAGTCGGCCGATCCGGTGGAGCGGCTGCCGGCGGGTGAGTCGGGCGAGTCGATGGTGGCCGAATCcaagggcgaggaggaggaggagggtgagaAGGAGGGCAGCGACGTGCAGTGTTCGATGAGCCCCTCAAGGCGGCGTAGGGGACGGCGGAGGAGGTTAATCCCCGGCGGCAGCAACAGCAGAGAGGAGGCGGATGCGGATGCGGATGCGGACGCGGGTGCCGCAGAGGAGTCGATCATCATGGGCAAGCGGGTCGCTGCTGAATCTGAGCCGTTGATGATGTTCCTTGACACGATTCGATCAGATCAACAGGTGTCAATTCTGGAGCGTCGGCTCGGGTGCCAG GAAACCGTCAGATATCACAGTCTGATACGGCGACACGTGGATCTAGAGATGGTGCGTGCCAAGGTGGACGGCTTAGGTCAGGGAGGTGGTTCGTACACGACCGCGGAGTTCTTGCGCGATCTGCTGCTGCTCTGCACCAACGTCATTGTCTTTCACCCCAAAGACACTCCCGAATCCATCGCCGCTGCTCGTCTCCGTGACAAAGTCACTAAAGAGATCTCCGTCTGCGTTGGGCCTCCCACACCGTCATCACGGCCGCCGATAGAACCCACTCCGTCTCCAACGCCAGATCTGGACCTCACTGCTTCTCTTCCTGATAAGCCGACGACAGCGGCACCTCTGATCGCTTGCCGGACGCGAAGCTCTACGTCGAACGTGTCTGAGGAggtcgaggaggagaaggagaaagaggagacgCCAAAAACAGAACCGGAGGAGTCCGTCAACGAGGAGAAGGCCGCCCTCGAGAAGAAGGTGAATAAAGAAACAAACGTGCTTTCGAGGAAGACAAGGGGATTGAGGACCAACAAGCTCCGCAGCGGCCATGCAGGAGAAGGTTCCGCTGCTAAGAGGCCTAGTGTTGCTGTAGTTCCAAATGTTAAGACCAGACCCGTCCAGAACGCGGCGGTTGTGGACGCAGCAGCAACATCACATAGGAAGAGTGATGGTTCTGTCGCTTCAACGGCTGCTTTGGAAAAGCAGAAACGGCAGGACAACTCGCCGAACCAGGTCAAGCGGAGCTCCAAGGGGACCGTGAAGGAGACGCTCAAAAGTCCGTCCTCCAGAGGAGGCGGCGTCGGCGGAAAAGCTGCGGAAATACAGAGGAAGCGTGGAAGGAGTATCGGAGGGAAGGATCAGAGAACCCGTCAAGGGACCGGTGCCATTCGCGTTGAATCCGCCACGAAGAAGGTGGCGGATACAAGCGGTCCGGCGAAGAGGAGCGTGGGGCGGCCACCGAAACGGGCAGCGTCTCCATCTACACTCCGTCCGGGGAAGAGGGCGAAGGGGCATACGGAGGCCCGGGCGACGCCGGGTTCCAGGAAGCGAGGGCGGAAGTGA
- the LOC103997715 gene encoding uncharacterized protein LOC103997715, which translates to MAEAVNEAAKRTPGLMPWRSLEGKVVMVTGASSGIGRDLCLDLAKAGCRVIAAARRTDRLRSLCEEINGSGASEPSAVRSVAVELDVSADEPAIAASVQRAWDAFGRIDGLVNNAGVRGDVHSPLDWSEEEWSSNIRTNLTGLWLVSKHVCKHMRDAKQKGSVINISSIGGIERGQLPGGLAYVASKTGVNAVTKVMALELGAFNIRVNSIAPGLFKSEITDGLMKREWLNKVAERTVPLRTYGTLDPALTSIVRFLMHDSSAYVSGNIFVVDAGVTLPGIPLFSSL; encoded by the exons ATGGCGGAGGCGGTAAACGAGGCGGCGAAACGGACGCCGGGGCTCATGCCATGGAGGAGCTTAGAGGGCAAGGTCGTCATGGTGACCGGCGCGTCCTCCGGCATCGGCCGAGACCTGTGCCTCGACCTCGCGAAGGCCGGTTGCCGGGTCATCGCGGCAGCGCGGCGGACCGACCGATTGAGGTCCCTCTGCGAGGAGATCAACGGATCCGGGGCGTCGGAGCCATCCGCCGTCCGATCGGTGGCGGTCGAACTCGACGTGAGCGCGGATGAACCGGCCATCGCCGCCTCCGTGCAGAGGGCGTGGGATGCGTTTGGCCGGATCGATGGGTTGGTGAATAATGCCGGAGTTCGAG GTGATGTGCACTCACCATTAGATTGGTCCGAGGAGGAGTGGAGTAGCAATATCAGAACAAATTTGACTGGATTGTGGCTGGTTTCCAAACATGTCTGCAAACACATGCGTGATGCAAAACAGAAAGGATCCGTGATCAATATATCATCTATTGGTGGCATTGAACGTGGCCAGTTACCTGGAGGGCTTGCTTATGTTGCATCAAAGACAGGTGTTAACGCAGTTACTAAG GTGATGGCATTGGAGCTGGGTGCTTTTAACATTCGTGTGAACTCCATAGCGCCTGGACTGTTCAAGTCCGAGATAACTGATGGCCTGATGAAGAGAGAATGGCTGAACAAGGTGGCTGAAAGAACAGTTCCACTAAGAACATATGGCACATTAGATCCAGCATTGACATCAATTGTTCGTTTCCTGATGCATGACTCCTCGGCATATGTTTCCGGCAACATTTTCGTTGTCGACGCAGGTGTCACTCTGCCGGGGATCCCCCTTTTCTCTTCCCTCTGA